In one window of Fibrobacter sp. UBA4297 DNA:
- the surE gene encoding 5'/3'-nucleotidase SurE, with product MITNDDGVGSVNLHALALALSEVSDVYVFAPEDEQSGVGHAFTIRRGLRVLHVEAVPGKAKLPYEVYSVSGTPADCVKFAVGHFTNYGLDDNTIVPEGFDVCFSGVNVGENSGVSSLYSGTVAGAREAALWGVPAVALSLRGLKGNLLQVAIDFARKIVSENLFKKISKGVFWNVNFPKVKDDEFLGFKACTMDRGMFTDHYDHKDGLWFLDGEKLWSMAPEGSDDNLLDKGYATITPHRIDQTDEESLEVINEMLAGGEW from the coding sequence TTGATCACTAACGACGATGGTGTTGGTAGTGTCAATTTGCATGCTCTCGCTCTTGCTTTGAGTGAGGTTTCCGATGTCTATGTTTTTGCGCCCGAAGACGAGCAGAGTGGTGTCGGTCACGCCTTTACGATTCGTCGCGGGCTGCGCGTCCTGCATGTCGAAGCGGTCCCGGGGAAGGCGAAGTTGCCGTACGAGGTTTACTCGGTTTCGGGCACTCCAGCAGACTGCGTAAAGTTTGCCGTGGGGCATTTTACCAATTACGGCCTTGATGATAACACGATTGTTCCCGAAGGCTTTGATGTTTGTTTTTCGGGAGTCAATGTGGGTGAAAATTCCGGTGTGTCGTCGCTGTATTCGGGGACGGTTGCCGGAGCTCGCGAAGCGGCCCTTTGGGGCGTGCCTGCGGTGGCGCTTTCTCTCCGAGGATTGAAAGGCAACCTGTTGCAGGTGGCGATTGATTTTGCACGCAAGATTGTTTCTGAGAACCTGTTCAAGAAAATTTCCAAGGGTGTCTTCTGGAATGTGAATTTCCCGAAAGTGAAAGACGATGAATTCCTTGGATTTAAGGCTTGTACGATGGACCGTGGTATGTTTACCGACCACTACGATCACAAGGATGGCTTGTGGTTTTTGGATGGCGAAAAGCTGTGGTCGATGGCTCCTGAGGGTTCGGACGACAACTTGCTAGATAAGGGCTATGCGACAATCACACCGCACCGCATAGACCAGACCGATGAAGAAAGTTTGGAAGTGATAAATGAAATGTTAGCGGGAGGTGAATGGTAG
- a CDS encoding glycoside hydrolase family 11 protein produces the protein MKTFSVTKSSVVFAMALGMATTAFAQDFCSNSSHSGQSVKISSNQVGKIGDIGYELWDENGHGGSATFYSDGSMDCSITGAKDYLCRAGLSLGSNKTYKELGGDMIAEFKLVKSPAQNVGYSYIGVYGWMEGVSGTPSQLVEYYVIDNTLANDMPGSWIGNERKGTITVDGGTYTVYRNTRTGPAIKSSGNVTFYQYFSVRTSPRDCGTINISEHMRQWEKMGMTMGKLYEAKVLGEAGNVNGEVRNGRMDFPHAKVYVKNGSDPASSSSVKSSSSTVTPKSSSSKGSGVGPVVSTEFCKDAQHTGDKKTENGNKVGSINGIGYELWYDRATSGSATFYSDGSMSCSFQNAGDYLCRSGLSFNSDKTYKELDGDMLAEYKLVKQNVNGADYSYVGVYGWMEGVPGTQSKLVEYYVVDNWLSQYRPGDWVGNKKYGTFTIDGAEYDVYRNTRTGPAIKSSGNVEFYQYFSVRKQARDCGVINISAHMKKWEELGMTMGKLYEAKVLGEAGSNGGGVSGTADFPHAKVYVAKDEPVSSSSEKVESSSSTTALPVAHKMQLKSGNFQVFDMQGRYLGNMKVDAGASVNEVLKTNFKNAGIYMVKQGVYMQRFSVK, from the coding sequence ATGAAAACATTTAGTGTGACCAAGTCTAGCGTTGTTTTCGCAATGGCTTTGGGAATGGCGACGACTGCTTTTGCTCAGGATTTCTGCAGCAACTCGTCGCATTCCGGTCAATCCGTGAAAATTTCTTCGAACCAAGTCGGTAAAATCGGTGATATCGGTTATGAACTTTGGGACGAAAATGGTCATGGCGGTAGCGCTACGTTCTATAGCGACGGTTCCATGGATTGCAGCATCACGGGCGCTAAGGACTATCTCTGCCGTGCTGGTCTTTCCCTTGGCAGTAACAAAACCTATAAGGAACTTGGCGGCGACATGATTGCCGAGTTCAAGCTTGTGAAGAGCCCGGCCCAGAACGTTGGGTACTCTTACATTGGCGTTTACGGCTGGATGGAAGGCGTTTCTGGAACGCCTAGCCAGTTGGTTGAATACTATGTGATTGATAACACTCTTGCCAATGATATGCCTGGTAGCTGGATTGGTAATGAACGAAAGGGAACCATTACGGTTGATGGTGGTACCTATACAGTTTATCGCAACACTCGTACCGGTCCTGCAATTAAATCCTCGGGCAACGTTACGTTCTATCAGTATTTTAGCGTGCGTACCTCGCCTCGCGATTGCGGTACCATCAACATTTCCGAACACATGAGACAGTGGGAAAAGATGGGCATGACCATGGGTAAGCTCTACGAAGCCAAGGTGCTCGGTGAAGCGGGTAACGTCAATGGTGAAGTCCGCAATGGTCGTATGGATTTCCCGCATGCCAAGGTCTATGTGAAAAACGGCTCTGATCCGGCTTCTTCCTCTTCTGTGAAGTCCAGCTCTTCTACAGTAACGCCAAAGTCCAGCTCTTCGAAGGGTAGCGGCGTTGGTCCTGTTGTCAGCACTGAATTCTGCAAGGATGCTCAGCACACTGGCGATAAGAAGACCGAAAACGGCAACAAGGTGGGCTCCATCAACGGAATTGGTTATGAACTTTGGTATGACCGTGCAACGTCCGGTTCGGCAACGTTCTATTCCGATGGCTCTATGTCTTGCTCTTTCCAGAACGCTGGTGACTATCTCTGCCGTTCGGGCCTGTCCTTCAATAGCGACAAGACCTACAAGGAACTTGATGGCGATATGCTTGCTGAATACAAGCTCGTGAAGCAGAATGTTAATGGCGCTGACTACTCCTACGTGGGTGTCTATGGCTGGATGGAAGGCGTGCCGGGAACGCAGAGCAAGTTGGTGGAATACTATGTGGTCGATAACTGGTTGAGCCAGTACCGCCCGGGTGACTGGGTTGGCAACAAGAAGTATGGTACATTCACGATTGACGGTGCCGAATACGATGTTTATCGCAACACTCGTACAGGTCCTGCAATCAAGTCTAGTGGCAACGTCGAGTTCTACCAGTATTTCAGCGTCCGTAAGCAAGCTCGTGATTGTGGCGTCATCAACATTTCCGCTCACATGAAGAAGTGGGAAGAACTTGGCATGACGATGGGTAAGCTCTACGAAGCCAAGGTGCTCGGCGAAGCGGGCAGCAATGGCGGTGGCGTTTCTGGTACGGCAGACTTCCCGCATGCAAAGGTCTACGTGGCAAAGGATGAACCGGTGTCTAGCTCTTCTGAAAAGGTAGAATCTTCTAGCAGCACGACAGCTCTTCCGGTCGCACACAAAATGCAACTCAAGAGTGGTAATTTCCAGGTGTTTGACATGCAGGGCCGTTATCTCGGCAACATGAAGGTCGATGCCGGTGCCTCTGTAAATGAAGTGCTTAAGACTAACTTCAAGAATGCTGGCATCTACATGGTGAAGCAAGGCGTTTACATGCAGCGCTTCTCTGTGAAGTAA
- a CDS encoding THUMP domain-containing class I SAM-dependent RNA methyltransferase, whose translation MSDALEKRIKKHIIGKPHRFLAVSPLGFEQTLSKELGFILGDGSTEPPHVTGDGKVEFITKITEAWKVVAVSRIANRVLMEVANFKAENFRELEKKAFEIPWELYLDERRETKDERYLSSNSKLVTRNLPHIHVTCKHSRLYHSDAIAERLYKIIEGVSIPLASADTASATPSAGTPRNAPLQNENHSIQQNLYVNFLDDRCTIWLDLAGEELYKRGFERFVNDAPLKETIASAMIFEAFYTASLTTNHQPLTTLIDPMSGSGTFSLEAACIANKIIPGTCRDFALKHQPAFKEATWNFLIRQETRDDKCVGRVSRPCLHEHDRVQHLGLERSDNPKTNSATATIAKILTSDISERAVNIIKHNIECSPLAHIEPAPIAPQQKDFFSYTAKEIADACSDSSPILVLNPPYGKRLDFDAPKLYTQIGKKLTELARDLHHFGKSLTVAILAPKDDTRDGAKYTCTTNLLRECPILSREHSTTAKVIQTSHGGFSLNAFFATI comes from the coding sequence ATGAGTGACGCTCTCGAAAAACGCATCAAGAAACACATCATCGGAAAACCGCACCGCTTTTTAGCAGTGTCTCCGCTTGGTTTTGAACAAACGCTTTCAAAAGAACTTGGTTTCATTTTGGGAGATGGCTCTACAGAACCTCCGCACGTCACCGGAGATGGCAAAGTCGAATTTATCACAAAAATCACAGAAGCCTGGAAAGTTGTCGCCGTAAGCCGCATCGCAAACCGCGTCCTTATGGAAGTCGCAAATTTCAAGGCCGAAAACTTCCGCGAACTCGAAAAAAAAGCATTCGAAATTCCGTGGGAACTTTATTTAGACGAGAGACGAGAGACGAAAGACGAAAGATATTTATCTAGTAACTCAAAACTAGTAACTAGGAACTTACCGCACATCCACGTTACTTGCAAGCATTCCCGCCTTTACCACAGCGACGCTATCGCCGAACGTTTGTATAAAATAATAGAAGGGGTAAGCATCCCCCTCGCTTCTGCCGACACGGCATCCGCTACCCCCTCTGCGGGGACACCCCGCAACGCCCCGTTGCAAAACGAGAATCACAGCATTCAACAAAATCTTTACGTCAACTTTCTAGACGACCGTTGCACCATTTGGCTAGACCTCGCGGGCGAAGAACTTTACAAACGCGGCTTTGAGAGATTCGTAAATGACGCCCCACTCAAAGAGACCATCGCCTCGGCAATGATCTTCGAAGCTTTCTATACAGCGTCCCTAACCACTAACCACCAACCACTAACCACTCTTATTGATCCCATGTCCGGCAGTGGCACGTTCAGCCTCGAAGCAGCCTGCATTGCAAACAAAATCATTCCCGGTACTTGTCGCGATTTTGCGCTCAAGCACCAGCCAGCCTTCAAAGAAGCTACGTGGAATTTTTTGATTAGACAAGAGACGAGAGACGACAAATGCGTAGGACGAGTGTCGCGACCATGCTTGCATGAGCATGACCGAGTCCAGCATTTGGGATTAGAGCGAAGCGATAATCCAAAGACGAACAGTGCAACTGCAACAATCGCTAAAATCCTCACGAGCGACATTTCCGAACGCGCGGTAAACATCATCAAGCACAACATCGAATGTAGCCCGCTCGCACATATCGAACCTGCGCCAATCGCACCGCAGCAAAAAGATTTTTTCAGCTACACCGCCAAAGAAATTGCAGATGCCTGCAGCGATTCCTCGCCCATTCTCGTGCTGAACCCGCCCTACGGCAAACGCCTTGATTTTGACGCCCCAAAGCTTTACACGCAAATAGGTAAAAAACTAACGGAACTCGCCCGCGACCTGCACCATTTCGGCAAATCGCTCACAGTCGCCATCCTCGCCCCGAAAGACGACACCCGTGATGGCGCCAAGTACACCTGCACTACAAACCTTTTGCGCGAATGCCCCATCCTTTCTAGAGAACATTCCACAACCGCCAAGGTCATCCAAACAAGCCATGGTGGCTTTAGCCTCAACGCCTTCTTTGCTACAATCTAG
- a CDS encoding TrmH family RNA methyltransferase, whose amino-acid sequence MKEPSKFKRLAELLRVIILQLGDDVPRARREFETYTEWLHLPESERLTGKNQAQMIDLYKTFRTRAGLGFERDVYLEQEPGDREVANEKPIQFAVLVHNLRSAFNVGSIIRSTDCFGLEGVHLSGYSCSPDHVTVKSAARGCQEWIPIKRWESPFDCIKWHKENGYEIIALETGEDIPSINNVKWPEKGLIVLGNEELGIAPEIMAEATMKVTIPMAGRKASMNVAGAFAIMAFCLRSNAK is encoded by the coding sequence ATGAAAGAGCCCTCCAAGTTCAAGAGGCTCGCTGAACTTTTAAGAGTCATTATTTTGCAATTAGGCGATGACGTACCACGCGCCCGCCGTGAGTTCGAGACCTACACCGAATGGCTCCACCTGCCCGAATCCGAGCGATTGACAGGCAAGAACCAAGCGCAAATGATTGACTTGTACAAGACGTTTCGCACCCGCGCGGGGCTTGGCTTTGAACGTGACGTGTACCTGGAACAGGAACCGGGCGACCGCGAAGTGGCAAACGAAAAGCCTATTCAATTTGCGGTACTCGTACACAATTTGCGAAGCGCATTTAACGTGGGTTCAATCATCCGCAGCACCGACTGCTTTGGACTCGAAGGCGTACACCTCAGCGGCTACAGTTGCAGCCCCGACCACGTGACCGTCAAAAGCGCTGCACGCGGCTGCCAGGAATGGATTCCCATCAAGCGTTGGGAAAGCCCGTTCGATTGCATCAAGTGGCACAAGGAAAACGGCTACGAAATCATTGCGCTCGAAACCGGCGAAGACATCCCTAGTATAAACAACGTAAAATGGCCCGAAAAAGGCCTCATCGTTCTCGGTAACGAAGAACTCGGCATCGCCCCAGAAATCATGGCCGAAGCGACCATGAAAGTCACCATCCCGATGGCAGGCCGCAAGGCATCCATGAACGTTGCCGGCGCATTCGCCATCATGGCCTTCTGCCTCCGCAGTAACGCAAAGTAA
- the dapA gene encoding 4-hydroxy-tetrahydrodipicolinate synthase produces MQITNASQLTGVFPALFTPLKNDDPKNLRNSIDYKKMGQMIDDVIAAGASGVLPAVTTGQSATVSPQQHLDIIKFTLDYVDGRVPVIAGAGSNCTRESIEMIENVLKIAPVAVLCVTGYYNNPPQEGLLKHYQTLSSETGAKIVIYNVPGRTSSYVHPDTLIALAEDKNIIGLKQAVEFGFGEKFHEDTMRVIKETKGKDFAVMSGEDGLFADLLEMGGTGIVSATGNIPEACKTFVDLYKAFQAGDKDKAHNLQKAARDYIDATFCRKNPIPLGTLFNSPLFQPLVSVKDTANGADAVARIMKLIDEKATSLKKYHE; encoded by the coding sequence ATGCAAATTACAAACGCTTCTCAACTTACTGGTGTTTTCCCCGCGTTGTTCACCCCGCTCAAGAACGACGATCCTAAGAACCTTCGCAACTCCATCGACTACAAGAAGATGGGGCAGATGATTGACGATGTTATTGCAGCTGGTGCTAGTGGTGTGCTCCCCGCCGTGACGACGGGCCAGAGTGCAACGGTCTCTCCGCAGCAGCACTTGGATATCATTAAGTTCACGCTCGACTACGTTGACGGTCGCGTTCCTGTGATTGCAGGCGCAGGCTCCAACTGCACGCGCGAATCTATCGAGATGATTGAAAACGTTTTGAAGATTGCTCCGGTGGCGGTCCTCTGCGTTACAGGCTACTACAACAATCCGCCGCAGGAAGGCTTGCTCAAGCACTACCAGACGCTCAGTAGCGAAACGGGTGCAAAGATTGTTATTTACAACGTTCCGGGCCGTACATCCAGCTATGTCCATCCGGACACCTTGATTGCTCTTGCCGAAGACAAGAACATCATCGGTCTCAAGCAGGCGGTTGAATTTGGTTTTGGCGAAAAGTTCCACGAAGACACGATGCGCGTCATCAAGGAAACAAAGGGCAAGGACTTCGCTGTGATGAGCGGTGAAGACGGTCTCTTTGCAGACCTCCTCGAAATGGGTGGTACCGGTATCGTGAGCGCAACGGGCAACATCCCGGAAGCTTGCAAGACTTTCGTTGACCTCTACAAGGCTTTCCAGGCTGGCGACAAGGACAAGGCTCACAATTTGCAGAAGGCTGCTCGTGACTACATCGACGCCACGTTCTGCCGCAAGAACCCGATTCCTCTCGGAACGCTCTTCAACAGCCCGTTGTTCCAGCCGCTCGTGAGCGTGAAGGACACGGCTAACGGTGCTGACGCTGTTGCCCGCATCATGAAGCTCATCGACGAGAAGGCAACCAGCTTAAAGAAGTATCATGAATAA
- the gyrA gene encoding DNA gyrase subunit A, whose amino-acid sequence MSEEMVPGSQFKSLVEQDMQDCYLRYSMSVIVARALPDARDGFKPVHRRVMYSMHKLGVVPNKGTVKSARIVGDVIGKYHPHGDVAVYDTLARMAQDFSLRYPLVFGQGNFGSIDGDSPAAMRYTEAKMNNLGALMLEDLEKETVDMGPNYDESLEEPLVLPSALPNMIVNGTSGIAVGMATNMAPHNLREVGAAIHALAENPDLTGEDLMEYVKGPDFPTGAIVCGRSGIREAYLTGHGRVRVRARTEIETDAKGKPRIIVTEIPYMVNKAELCKKIADLVRDKRVDGITDIRDESSRDIRIVIELRRDAVGEVVLNNLFKYTQLQTTFSIYNLALVNNLPKLLTLKDLLQVYIDHRLDVITRATQFDLKKAAARLHIIEGLRIATQNIDEVVKIIRQSKTTEIAKQSLQDRFSLDEIQSQAIVDMRLAQLVGLNIEKLEAEYNELIATVADLKDILEKRERRIAIMLEKLDAVVAKYGDERRTTIGEAIDDSDDEDLIAEEEQVITLSKEGYIRRLPIDTFKAQNRGGKGIIGAGLKDEDNVEQIFTASTHSYLLVFTNKGRVYWTKVYRLPEGARNGKGRPIVNFVALTEGEKVQAIVPVRKFGGYFCLVFATKKGIINKMDLTLFSRPRKAGVNAISLDEDDELVKVQLVGMSAEEYEASKNASDDDSAEAVDGSTSSPTDDGSTDSAGSPTDASEEESGDAEEFANRPIPKDLLMIATKNGQAVTFPISCFRAMGRGTHGVKGITLAEGDEVISLLWLKAGNKILTITEKGYGKRSEPGSYRVTRRGSKGVRNLNVTDKIGAAVFVESVADDYDLIITSKDGQVIRIKAADIRLTGRNAQGVKAITLRDGDVVKDATALPSVEDIEQDSADAKETFDKVKGVEVDDDSVVKDDAEKQDVGPVETEE is encoded by the coding sequence ATGTCAGAAGAAATGGTACCTGGATCGCAGTTCAAGAGTCTTGTCGAACAAGACATGCAGGACTGCTATCTTCGCTACTCGATGAGCGTTATTGTCGCTCGTGCATTGCCGGATGCGCGCGATGGCTTTAAGCCCGTGCACCGTCGTGTGATGTACAGTATGCACAAGCTGGGCGTGGTTCCGAACAAGGGAACCGTCAAGTCCGCCCGTATCGTGGGTGATGTTATCGGTAAGTACCACCCGCATGGTGACGTTGCTGTTTACGATACTCTTGCTCGTATGGCGCAGGATTTCTCGTTGCGCTATCCGCTGGTGTTTGGTCAGGGTAACTTCGGTTCTATCGACGGTGACAGCCCGGCTGCCATGCGTTATACCGAAGCTAAGATGAATAACCTTGGCGCCCTTATGCTCGAAGATCTCGAAAAAGAGACGGTCGACATGGGCCCGAACTACGATGAATCGCTCGAAGAACCGCTGGTGCTCCCGTCTGCGCTCCCGAACATGATTGTGAACGGAACATCGGGTATTGCAGTAGGTATGGCGACGAATATGGCTCCGCACAACTTGCGCGAAGTCGGTGCCGCTATCCATGCTTTGGCTGAAAATCCAGACTTGACTGGCGAAGACCTCATGGAATATGTGAAGGGCCCGGACTTCCCGACAGGCGCTATTGTCTGTGGCCGTTCTGGTATTCGTGAAGCTTACCTCACGGGTCATGGCCGTGTGCGTGTGCGCGCCCGTACCGAAATTGAAACGGATGCAAAGGGCAAACCGCGTATCATCGTCACCGAAATTCCGTACATGGTGAACAAGGCCGAACTCTGCAAGAAGATTGCAGACCTCGTCCGCGACAAGCGCGTCGACGGTATTACGGACATCCGCGATGAATCGAGCCGCGACATCCGCATTGTGATTGAACTCCGCCGTGATGCAGTTGGTGAAGTTGTCTTGAATAACTTGTTCAAGTACACGCAGCTCCAGACGACGTTCAGCATTTACAACTTGGCACTCGTCAATAACCTCCCGAAGCTCCTTACGCTCAAGGATCTTTTGCAGGTCTACATTGACCACCGCCTCGATGTGATTACGCGTGCAACGCAGTTCGATTTGAAGAAGGCTGCAGCTCGCCTCCACATCATTGAAGGTTTGCGAATCGCAACGCAGAACATCGACGAAGTCGTGAAGATTATTCGCCAGAGCAAGACGACCGAAATAGCAAAGCAGAGCTTGCAGGATCGCTTCTCGCTCGACGAAATCCAGTCTCAGGCAATTGTTGACATGCGCCTTGCCCAGTTGGTCGGCTTGAATATCGAAAAGTTGGAAGCCGAATACAACGAACTCATTGCAACAGTTGCTGACTTGAAGGACATCTTGGAAAAACGCGAACGCCGCATTGCCATCATGCTCGAAAAGCTCGATGCCGTTGTGGCCAAGTATGGCGATGAACGCCGTACGACGATTGGCGAAGCTATTGACGATAGCGATGACGAAGACCTCATTGCCGAAGAAGAACAGGTCATCACGCTCAGTAAGGAAGGCTATATCCGTCGCTTGCCGATTGACACGTTCAAGGCTCAGAACCGCGGTGGTAAAGGCATCATCGGTGCAGGCCTCAAGGACGAAGATAACGTGGAGCAGATCTTCACGGCTAGCACGCACAGCTATTTGCTCGTGTTTACGAACAAGGGCCGTGTCTACTGGACGAAGGTCTACCGCTTGCCGGAAGGTGCCCGCAATGGCAAGGGCCGTCCGATTGTGAACTTTGTGGCGCTCACCGAAGGCGAAAAGGTGCAGGCGATTGTGCCGGTGCGCAAGTTCGGTGGCTACTTCTGCCTCGTGTTTGCCACCAAGAAGGGTATCATCAACAAGATGGACCTCACGCTCTTTAGCCGTCCGCGCAAGGCTGGCGTCAATGCCATTAGCCTCGACGAAGACGATGAACTTGTGAAGGTCCAGCTCGTGGGCATGTCTGCTGAAGAATACGAAGCGAGCAAGAACGCCTCTGACGATGATTCCGCAGAAGCCGTTGATGGTTCGACGAGCTCACCAACCGACGATGGTTCGACTGATTCGGCTGGCTCACCAACCGATGCTTCTGAAGAAGAATCTGGCGATGCCGAAGAATTCGCTAACCGCCCGATTCCGAAGGATCTTTTGATGATTGCGACTAAGAACGGTCAGGCCGTCACGTTCCCGATTAGCTGCTTCCGCGCTATGGGCCGTGGCACGCACGGCGTGAAGGGCATTACGCTCGCCGAAGGCGACGAAGTCATTTCGCTCCTGTGGCTCAAGGCCGGCAACAAGATTTTGACCATCACCGAAAAGGGTTATGGCAAGCGTTCTGAACCGGGTTCTTACCGTGTGACCCGCCGTGGTAGCAAGGGGGTCCGCAACTTGAACGTTACAGACAAGATTGGTGCCGCCGTGTTCGTCGAAAGCGTTGCTGACGATTACGATTTGATCATCACAAGTAAGGACGGTCAGGTCATCCGCATCAAGGCTGCCGATATCCGCCTCACGGGCCGCAATGCCCAGGGCGTCAAGGCAATCACGCTGCGCGATGGCGATGTCGTGAAGGATGCAACTGCACTCCCGAGCGTCGAAGATATCGAACAAGATAGCGCCGATGCCAAGGAAACTTTCGACAAGGTTAAGGGCGTAGAAGTCGATGACGATTCCGTTGTCAAGGACGATGCTGAAAAGCAGGACGTCGGACCGGTTGAAACGGAAGAATAA